A segment of the Luteolibacter arcticus genome:
GATCAACTGCTCGCGCTGGGGGCCACCGGCCTCGATGCCAGCCAGACCGGTGCCGGCTTCGGCACCAGCTCGGCGATCAGCAAGGACACGCTGGTCATTGGCTCGCCGCTGCGGGATACCCCGTCGGTCGATGTCGGCCGGGTCCAGATTTACGAGCGCAGCTCCGGCTTTGGCGCTCCCTGGGGACAGGTCGCGGATATCGGCGGCACCGATGCGGGCGCGGGCGATTTGTTCGGCCAGGCGGTAGCCATTGATGGCGACTACATGGTGGTCGGCGCTCCCGGCTTCGACCAACCCGGCGGCAGCAATGCCGGCGCGGCCTACATCTTCCAAAGGAATCCGACGAATCAGAACGCCTGGACCCAGGTCGCGAAGATCAATCCGCCCGTGATCAACGGCTCCGGTGGCGATGCCTTCGGCAGCGCGGTCGCGCTGCAAGGCGACACGGTGCTCATCGGCGCCCCGAACGCCAACCTCACCGGAGCCCCGCGTTCCGGCCGGGTGTTCGTCTTCAAGCGTGGTGCCACCCCGAGTGCCTGGACTTTGTCGCAGACCCTCGTCGCCGCCGACAACCGCGTCAGCGGCCAGCTGAATGACTCCGAGTTCTACGGTGCGGCTGTGGCGATCGATGGAAATACCGTGGTCATCGGTTCCCATGGCGCGAACTACGCCGGCAACAGCACCCTGTGGAATTTCGGCGCGGCTTACATCTACACCCGCCCGACAGCCGCCGGCGGCTTCACCGAATTCAAGCGCCTCGATCAGTTCGACGGCACTGAAGCCAAGGCCTACGGCGGCTTCGGCTATGCGGTGGATATTTCCGGCGACCGGATCGCGGTCGGCGTTCATTCGGTCAATGCGCCCTTCGGCGGACTCAAGCCCGGCCGGGTCCGCATCTATGAGCGCGACTCCGGTGGCGCGAACCAGTGGGGCCTCGTCCGCGAGGCAGCCCCGGCGGACGGCGTGACCTCACGGTACTTCGGCTACTCAGTGGCGATCTCCGGAAACCTCCTGCTTGTCGGTGCTCCCGCTGGCAGCGAGGGCTCGCTGGAAACCCGCGGTTCCGTGGAAATCCTCCGTCGCAGCTCGGGCACGGCCGATTGGCTCGCCATCGACCGCATCACCCACGGGGCGTCGGCCTCCGGCAATCGCTACGGCAACTCGGTGGCGCTCGACGGCTTCTCCGGCGTGGCCGGTTCCAGTGCTGACAGCGTGAATGCGACCGGCGCAGGCGGCGCCGGTAGCGCACGGGTCCTGCAGCTCCAGTATGACCTCGGCCCGCGTCTCGCGGTGCCGGTGCTGGATCAGCTTGCGGTGGAAGGCTCACCCTTCAGCTTCACGGTGAATGCGGCGACCTTCGGGGATCCGGTCTATCCGGGCCAGCTCACGCTTGCAGTCCGGTTGAGCGATGGCAGTCCGCTGCCGCCCGCTGGCTGGCTCTCGTTCAACCCCGCTACCGGTGCCTTCACCGGCACTCCGACCGCCGTCGAAGGCCGCGACTATAGCCTCCAACTCGTGGCGACCAATCCGCTCGGTTCGCAGGTCGTGTCGAACGTCTTCCGCGTCTATCAGAACCGTGCATCAGGCTCCTTGGCAGCCGCCTACGCCGGTTGGGCTACGGGACAATTCACGCCCTCCGTGCTCTCCAACTCTGCTCTGGAAGCGAGCGTCTGGGGTATCAACGCGGACGCCGATCACGATGGCCGTGCGAACGTGCTGGAGATGCTCTTTGGCCTGAATGCCAACCAGCCGGATCAGCCGCAGCTCGTCTTCACACGGATCAGCGCGACGCAGTACACGTTGAGCTACCCACAGACCGAGCAATTCCCGGCAGGCGAAGTGGCGGTCGAGTGGTCGATCAATGGGACGACTTGGACCACCACTGGTGTGGTGCTGACCCCCGGACCGGCGGTCAGTGGCATCATCCGCGTCACCGCGTCGATCACCTCGCCGCTGGCGCAGCAGAAGGTCTTCGTCCGCATCGTGGCAGGCGATTGATTTGAAAACGGGGGCACGCTGGTGCCCCCCGCTCTCCGTCAAGGTTTGGCGATCAAAGCGGTGCATGCCTCCGGCGTGCAACAGGTCCGGCAGACATCCTGTCTGTCGCCCCCCAGGATGCGGGCGATCCTTTCGCACGCCAGAGGCGTGCGCCACGTTCGGACGATGCCCCTTCTATACCAGCCCGTCCTTGCGCGCCTGCTTCCAGTAGGCGTACTCGGAGCGATTGAAATCGATGTACTCGGGCGAGAGGTCGCTACTATACATGCAGTAGTCGGCGTCGCCCTGGTTCAGGTGGATCTCGATCTTGAACTCTGGCTTGGCGGCGATCTCGCGCAGCTCGTCCATCGGCGTGGTCGCTTGCAGGCCGCCGAGGCAGGCGGGCTTGCCGTCGTAGAAGATGTCCACGAGTTCCTCGCGAATGCGAGCGCGCGAGTAGCCGACGGCGTGGAGCACGCGGCCCCAATTCGGGTCGCCGCCGTTCCACGATGACTTCACCAGCGCCGACTTGCAGACCGCCTCGGCGACGAGCTTGGCATCCAGATAGGTGCGGGCGCCCTTCACCTCCACGGTGACGAACTTCGTCACCCGCTCGCCATCGCGGACGACCGCTTGCGCAAGCTCGAGCATCACGTGGCGCAGCGCCTGGCGGAATTGGCGGCACAGCGAGCTGTTACGGCGGATCGGCGGCATGCCGGAGCGGCCGTTGGCGAGCACCAGCACCGTGTCGTTGGTGCTCATGTCGCCATCGATGGTGATGCGGTTGAAGCTTTCATCGACCCCCTCGAGCACGCCCTTGCGCAGCGTGTCGCGCGGGACATTGGCATCGGTGGTGATGAAGCACAGCATGGTGGCCATGCTTGGCGAGATCATGCCGGCGCCTTTCACGCAGCCGCCGATGCGGACGCGGTGGCCGCCGAGGTCGAAGGAAATGGCGATCTCCTTGTGATGGGTGTCGCTGGTGATGATGGCGCGGGCCACCTCGGTGCCACGGCCACTGCCGAGACCCTGGACGAGATCGTCGAAGCGCGACTCGATCCGCACCATCGGCATCGGCAAGCCGATCACGCCCGTGGAACACACGCCGATCTCGCTGCGGTTCAGGCCGAGCGGGGTGGCCACGCCCTTGCACATCGCCTTGGCGTCGTGGATGCCTTGGACACCGGTGCAGGCGTTGGCGTTGCCGCTGTTGGCGACGATCGCGCGGATGTCACCCTTGCGCAGGTGGGCTTGGGACAGCTTCACCGGCGCGGCCTTGACGCGATTGATGGTGAAGGTGCCGGCCGACGTACACGGGCTCTCCGAATAGATCAGCGCGAGGTCGAGACGTTCGGCGGCAGGGTTCTTGATGCCGCAAGATAATGCGGAGCACTGGAAACCGCGCGGCGCGCCGACGCCGCCTTTGATCCGGGTGACGGGAAAGTCCATGGGTGGGTTTGCAAGGGTGTGGGGCGGAGACGCTGAACAAATCTCACGCCGTTTGCAACCCGGCGGTCTCCGGGAGGCCGAAGATGAGGTTGAATGACTGCACCGCCTGCGATCCCGCGCCCTTGCCGAGGTTGTCCTCCGCGCTGGTCAAAATAACACGACCGGTCCGCGCATCGTGCGCCCAGCCGATGTCGATGAAGTTGGTGCGCGTGACATTCTTGGTGTCGGCACAGCCGCCCTTGCCTAGCAGACGGACAAACGCCGCGTCCCCGTACGCACTTTCCAGCGCCTCGCCGATCGCGGCGGGATCGATGCCTTCCGTCAGCTTCGCCGTGGTGGAGGTGGCGATGCCGGAGTTAACCGGGACCAGGTGCGGGATGAAAGTGATGACCACGCTTTCACCGGCCGCAATTGATAGCTCCTGCTCGATCTCGGAGAGGTGGCGGTGCTTCGGGATGCCGTAGGCGCGCACGCTCTCATTGCACTCGCAGAAGAGCAGCGAGACATCGGCCTTCTTGCCGGCTCCGCTGACGCCGCTCATCGAGTTCGCCACGATCGTGGCCGGATCGATCAGGCTGGCCTCCAGCAGCGGGATCAGCGGCAGCAGGATGCTGGTCGGGTAGCAACCGGGCGAGGCGACGAGCCGCGCCTCCCGGATGGCACCCGCCCGGATCTCCGGCAGGCCATAGACCGCCTCATCGAGCAGCGCCGGTGCTGGATGGGGGTGGCCGTAGAATTCCTCGTAAACGTCGGCATCGCTCAGCCGGAAATCCGCGCTCAGGTCGATGACCTTCAGCCCGCGCTCCAGCAGCGCGGTCGCGATTTCCGCCGCCACCCCGTGCGGCAGCGCGAGAAACGCCGCCTGCGCACCGGTCGCGGCGATGGCATCCGGATCGGGCTCCATAAACGGCAGCTCGGCCCCCGGCAGCTTGCGGAAGCGCGGAAAGACGGCGGACAAGGGCTTGCCGGCCTCCTGGCGGGAGGTCGCGGCCACCAATTCGACCTGCGGGTGGACCAGCAGCAGGCGCAGGAGTTCCTGCCCTGTGTAGCCGCTGGCTCCGACAATCGCGCATTTGATCCGTTCCGTCACGGCGCGGAAAATGCATGATTTTCAAGGCTTGCCAACCGGGATTTGCCCTGATTGTCTGCCCGCCCCGTCGCCAACGTGGTTAAACGGGCTGTAGCGCAGTCTGGTAGCGCACCTGCCTGGGGGGCAGGGGGTCGTGGGTTCGAATCCCGCCAGCCCGACCACCAAAGCCCGGCACCCAAGACTTTGGGTGCCGGGTTTTGGCCGGGACGCGTGGTTACGAGGAGAAAATGACGCGTTGCGTTCCTCGGACGGTGCTTCAAAATCCCGCTCAACGTCGGGGAGAAAGGTGACGTAACGCATCCACGGGCACCAAGTCTCCGAGCAGACGCAAATCCTTTCCCAATGGACCCTGACAATTCCCCTCCGTTTCTCGTCCCTGTTCTCCAGATCGTGGCATTCATCTGTGGCTTTGCCGCTGTCCTGCTGCTGCTGGGCGCGTTTGGCAGTGCCAAGGATATTGCGAAGGCCAACTTTGTGCATGCACTCATGTGCTTGGGCTCGGGGATCGGCCTCCTGTGGATGGCCAAGGTGTTAGAACTCTTGCACAAGATCGCGTTCGCGAAGAGCGGACTGCCAGATGCAACGGCTCCCCCTGCCGAGCCCGTGACGAGGATGTAGGAGCCGTTCACCTTACGGCGGCAGACGGCACGAATCCATTGCGACCTTGGGATCTCCGGGCGCGCCGTGGAGGTGAAAGCGCACGGGCGGCTTTCCGGCTTCCAGCGCTCAGTTCGACTTGCGGCGGCGCAGCAGCATGAGGGCACCCATGCCGCCCAGCAGGGTGAGCGGGGTCGAAGGCTCGGGGATGACGGTGATGAGGACGCCACCCTCCGATTCCACGGCGCTGAATGCGGTTGGGTCGATGGCACCATCCCACTGGAGCGTGCCATTGGTCAGGAAGCCGTCCTCGGCCAAGGCCGTGAGACTGTAGTTCCGGAAGAAGAGGGAGCCGGTCGATGCGGTGCTGAAGTTGAGCGACTGCGATCCTCCGCCGTAGAACCCGCTGTAAAAGCTGCCTCCGTCCACGGAGATCGTGCCGCCGGTGAAATCGATGATTCCCGGGCCGTCGGCAAATGAGATCATGGTGGCGCTCAAGGTGCCCCCCGTCATCGTGAACGAGCTGATGGGTTTGAATTCGTTGGCGATGTTGACCGTGCCACCGGTGATGGTGAAGTCGCCGAAATCCGCCCGGTTGAGAAAGTTGCCGCTGAAATTGGCAATGCCGGCGGAGACCGTGATGTTAGAGTCGCTGTTGCGGACGATGTTGTCGGAGGTGCCTTGGTTGAAGGTGCCGCCCGCCACGATTAGCGATCCGCTGCCAAGCTGGATCCATGCGTTGCCTCCGGCTTGGGTCCAACTGCCGCCGTTGAGCACGAGTGCCCCTCCGTTGTGGATCGCCAGGTCACCGCCCGGGGTGTAGGTGACGGCACCTGAATTGATTTCGGCCGTGTTGCCGCTCGCGGTTCCGGGCACTTCACCGCCCTCCCAATTGCCCCCCGTAAGATAGTCGCCGGTCCCGCCGCCCCATACTACTGTGGCAGCCGACAGGCCGTTCATGGGGAGAAAGGTCAGGAGTACAAGAGGTGCAACGACACGGCAGACGGATTTCATGGGGGCAGGGTTAAAAGGGTTTGCGACTGCAATTTAATGCAATCACGGGTGGAAATGTCAGCAATTATTTCTCGGAAGTGTTAATGACTCCGTTTCTTCCGATAGGAGACATCCGGAAGGCGCTTTGTTATGCCCTCACGCTGGCCCTCAGTACCGGGGTCCGCAGAATGCTGCATCGACGCGGCGGCTTCGGTGGCTAGCGTCGCCGGTGCGTGGACCACGGAATAGTCACTGACATCGCGACGTGCATCATCGCCGCCTGGGTGGTGGGGGTGGTTTGCCGGGTGGTGCGGCAGCCGTTGCTGATCGCGTATTTGGTGGCGGGGTTTGCGATCGGGCCGAATGGGTTGCGCTTCATCACGGATCCGGAGTCGATCCGGACGATGTCCGAGATCGGGTTGGCGCTGCTGCTGTTCATGATCGGGCTGGAGATGGACCTGAAGAAGATGCTGGGGTCCGGGCGGGCGATCACGGTGACGGCGCTGGTTCAGATCATCGGCGGCGTGGCCTTGGGGTGGCTGCTTTTCGGCTGGCTGGGCCCGGCGGCGACGAAGCTGGAGGCCCTCTACCTCGCGGTGGCAGCGGCGATGAGCAGCACGGTCATCATCGTGAAGCTGCTGCACGACAAGCGGGAGCTGGAGACCCTCGCCGGGCGCATCACGATCGGCATTCTGGTCCTGCAGGACGTCTTCGTGATCCTGTTCCTCGCCGTCCAGCCGAGCCTCAAGGATCCGGCGTTGGCACCCCTGGCCTTGGCGTTTGGCAAGGTGCTGCTGCTGGTGGGCGTGGCCTACACCGTCAGCCGCTTCGTGCTGCCGCCGGTCTTCAAGCTGGTGGCGCGGCAACCGGAGCTGGTGTTGGTGGGCGCGCTGGCGTGGTGCTTCGCGTTGGCCGGCTTCGCGAGCTACCTTCACCTGTCGCGGGAAATGGGCGCACTGCTTGCCGGCGTGTTGCTGTCCACCTTCCCCTACACGCTCGATGTGGTGGCGAAGGTCACCAGCATCCGCGATTTCTTCGTCACCCTGTTCTTCGTCTCGCTCGGCATGATCATCCCCCTGCCGACGTGGGACTACCTGCTGTGGATGCTGGTCTTCAGCGCGGTGCTGGTTGCCACCCGGCTGCTGAGCGTGACCCCGGTGCTCCTGAAGTTGGGCCTCGGGCATCGCATGAGCCTGCTGCCGGCGATCAATCTCAGCCAGCTCAGCGAACTCTCGCTGGTGCTGCTGGCGATCGGCAAGGCCAGCGGGGATGTGTCCGACCGCACGATCAGCATCACCGCCTTCGCCTTCGCGTTCCTCGCGGTGGGATCGACCTATGGGATCCTGCGGAATGATGGCATCGTGCGCACCGTCTCGCCGTGGTTGACGAAATTCGGCATGCCGGACTTGCCCGAGGGCAGTGGTGAAACCGGCCACGACACTCAGGCGGGGACCATCTTCGTGCTCGGCTTCTCGTGGACCGCGAGTTCCATGGTGGAAGAAATCGAACGCGAGCGGCCGACGCTGCTGCCGCGGCTCAAGGTGATCGATTTCAATCCCGAAACGGTTGCGAAACTCCGCGCTCGCGGGGTGTCGGTCGTCTATGGCGACGTCAGCCAGCGCGACGTGCTGGAGCACGCGGGCATCGCGGAGGCGGAGGTGATCGTCTGTTCGCTTTCCGACAGCGTGCTGCGCGGTGCGAGCAATCTCCGGATGCTCCGGCAAGTGCGCGCCCTCAGCGAGCGCGCCGAGATCATCGTGCACGCCGAGCGTCTCGACGATGCCGCGGGCCTTTACGCCGCGGGGGCCAGTTACGTGGTCACGCCCCGGCTGTTGGAAGCCCGCGAGCTGCTCGAAGTGCTCGATGCGGTGGACAACCACCTCATCGCCGAAAAGACCTGTGAACAGCTTGCGCGCTTGGAAAATCGCAGTGAAGTGATTCCCTGATCCCCCTCCTCCTTGCTGTGAAAATCCTCTTCGCCGCCGACCTGCACTACGCGCTCAAGCAGTTCGACTGGCTTGCCGCGAATGCCGGGGAGTGCGACGCGCTGATCATCGGCGGCGACTTGCTGGATCTTGGCGGGAACCTCGACACCGACCTCCAGGTGGTGGTGGTGGAGAAGTATCTCCACAAGCTCAGCAAGCTCACCCGTGTGATCGTCAGCTCCGGCAATCACGACGGCGACCATCGCGATGAAAACGGGGAGTCACGCGCGCGCTGGATTGGCGAGATGAAGGACGATCGCCTGCACGTCGATGGCGACTCGCTCGATGTGGCCGGCATGCGCATCACCGTGTGCCCATGGTGGGATGGTCCGGTGACGCGGGCGGAGGTGGAGCAGCAGTTGATCGCCGCCATGCCGCCGGCGGGAACGCCGTGGCTGTGGGTCTATCATGCCGCACCGGAGGGACCGCTGAGTTGGACCGGGAAGGAATTCATCGGTGACGCGACCTTAACCGCATGGATCGCCCGGTTCTCGCCGCGCATCGTGATGTCGGGGCATATCCACAATGCTCCCTTCTACGCGCAGGGCTCGTGGATTGACCGGATCGGCGAGACGTGGGCCTTCAATCCGGGGCGACAGATCGGAGGGTGTCCGGCGGTGCTGCGGTTCGACTTGGACCGGCAAGAGGTGGCCTGGCACTCGCAGGAGGGGGTGGAGGAGCGGAGCTTGGTGGGGTAGGTGTTCGCGTAGGCGCACTGGTGACAGTGCGGAGCGGTTCCTGAAAGCGGACTGCTCACGTGCTTCCGCGTTGTCACCAACGCGCCTACCGAGGTATGGAATGCCTTTGGCGTAGGCGCACTGGTGACAGTGCGGAGCGGTTCCTGAAAGCGGACTGCGCACGTGCTTCCGCGTTGTCACCAACGCGCCTACGGAAAGACGATGCTCATTCTCAACTCTTCGCCCGGCGTTTCGGCTGGCGGTGCATCAGGGTGCTCAGAACGTCATCCACCATCCCGATGTGGTCGTGGCCGTCGTATTGATGCTTAACGTCCACGAGGTAGCGGTTGAGCGCGTCGATGCGGTGCGCCAGCAGCTCCGCGATATGGAGGCAGGCGGCCGGTGAAGAGGCGAGAAACGCGCGCGGTTCATCGACGGAGGTGATTCGCGACGGAACCAGCGTCCGCACGCTGGCGGTGCAGGGTCCGCCTAGGAGCAGGGACATCTCCCCGAAGACAGCACCGCTTTCAGAGATCTTCGCGACGCGGACATCATCGCGCAGGACTTCCACTTCCCCTTCCAGCAGGACGTAGAGGGCGGCGCAGGGATCGTCTTGCTGCAGAATGAACTCACCCGCCGCGAGTTCGCGGACCGGATGGCCGGCGATGATGTCGAGGAACGGGTTCATCGCTGGAAAACGGAGCAAATCCGGGGCCAGACTTCCGTCAAACGGGAAGCCATCCCTTCACCATCACGATCACGAAGATGACCTTGCAACTGAGGTGCAGTGCCTGGTCGGTGGCATAACCGTAAAGTCCTTCGCCCTTGCCGAGATCGATCAGCCAGTGGAGCACCAGTTCCGCCACGGCGATGATGGCGCTACCCGAGACGATCCAGACCCCGCCCGCGTGAATGAGCGAGTGGGCCGTAAGGGAGATCAGCCACTCGGAAAGATTCTTCGCTTCCCTGCGCTGCTTGGTGCGGGCCAAGTAGTCGCCCTGAAGGGGAAAGTCCGCTAGCGCGTGCGATATGGCGAACGCGAAGAACAGGGCGAGCGGACCGCTCTGGAGAAGGATGCTCACGCCGTCGGTCTCCAGAAGCTGTGCAGTGCTGACTTTTCTTCGGATTCGGCAAGCTTGGCGTTCATGGCCCGGATCCGCTTTCCTTCGAGACGGAGCAGGCCCTTCATGAACTCGATCCCCCCCACGGGATCATCCTGGAAGAAGCCCTGCAATTCGGCTTCCGAGATCTGCCAGATCAGGCACTCGCTGCGGGCGATCACCGAGGCACTGGCAGTGCCCGGATCGAAGATATTGACCTCGCCGAGCGAATCACCGGCTCCGAGGCTCGCGACCAACAGATTCCGGCCGCCGGCGTGGGATACCACATGCAGCATGCCGGACAGGATCAGGTAAAGGTTTGGCTGCGGCTTGTCTTCTTCGATCAGCGATTCGCCATCGTGGGGACGGACGAACTTTCCGAAGGATGCGAGAAACTCGCGGTGGGAGGAATCCATGTCGGCGAGGAAGCCGATGGCGGGCAGTTCCGGAAGGGGAGACGAACTCATGGGAATCGACCGACGTTGGCGGGTTGGGACGCCCACGACTAGCAGGAAATTGCAGGTCAGCCGCGCAAGGCGGAGATCTCGATATTCGCCTGTCGCAGGCGTTCGCAGAGCAGCAGGGCGAATTGGTGAAGGATCTTGGCCTTGAGCGCCGGGTGTTCGCGACCGAGGACGTCGAAGAGCGAGCGCCGGATGACGCGGCAGGTCACCGGTGCCGTCGTCACGACGTCGGCCGACCGCGGCGAACCATCGAGGAATGCGAGCTCGCCGAAGCTCATGCCGGCGGAAAAGACGTCCAGCCGTTGATAGCGATTGTTTCCTAACAACAGCCGGACCTCGACCGTGCCGTCGCTGAGCACGAAGAGTTCGTCGGCCGTGCCGCCGGTGTGGATGATGGTTTCACCGGTGGCGAAGGAACGGTGCTCCATTCGCTCCTCCAGAAGCTGGAGCTCATCTTCATCGCAGGTGGAAAAGAGCGAGCACTTCGAAAGAGCCACCGGTGGGACGTCCGGGGTGTGATGCGGCATCACCTTTTCCAACACGGCGTCCTCACAAGCCTCGAGCGCGGCGTCCTCGCTCGGGAAAAGCGCGTCCTCGCCGAGCCCTGCGACCTCGAGTGCCTTGCCGTGGCGTCCGGCGTGGCAGCACAGCAGCCGCACGCCGGTGTCGTCGAGCTGCTGCCGCACTTCGCGCAGCATCCGCAGCGAAACCCCGTCCACGGAGAAGACGTTGGCGAAGTTCAGGATCACGTGCTGGCAGTAGGCGGCCTGCTTCACCAGCTCGCGGATGACGGGCTCGAAGGTCGAGAACAGCAGCGGCCCTTGCAGCTCCATCACGCGGATGCGATCGCCGTAGCTGCGCAGCGCCTTGAATACCGGTGCCGGCAGCCGCCGTCGCGAATTCACCTGCGAGGCATTGTAGCTACGGCGCAGTGCCGGCTGCGGCACCGCGCTGGGGTTGAACATGTGCAGTGCCAGCTCGCGGGCGAGATCCATGCAGACCTTGATGCCGCGGACGCTGTTGCCCTGGTCATCGAGCGGCGGGGAAAAGACACCGATGCCGAGCTGACCCGGCAGCACCGCGAGGATGCCACCGCCGACCCCGCTCTTCGCCGGCAGGCCGACCCGATAGATCCACTCCCCGGACCAATCGTACATCCCGCAGCTCGCCATCACGCCGAGCACGTTGTCCACATACTCGTGAGCGATCGCCCGCTCGCCGGTGACGGGATTGCAACCTTGGTTGGCAAGCGTGGCCGCCATCACTGCAAGGTCGGCACAATTCACGCGCAGCGAGCACTGCTGGAAATAGGTCTCCAAGATATCGCGGGGCTCTTCCTCGATGATGTCGAAATTCCGCAGCATCCAGCCGATCGCCCGGTTGCGGTGGCCGGTTTGGCTTTCTGAGCGATAGACGTCCTCGTCGATGTCGAGCTGACCGATCGCGCAGCGTGAGAGATACTCGCGGATCCGGTCGATGCGGGTTTGACCGTCCTTCTTCAGGACCTGCCCGCAGGTGGCGATCGCGCCGGCGTTGATCATCGGGTTGAACGGCGCGCCGTTGCCGGGCTTCAAGCTGATGGCATTGAAGGCATCGCCCGATGGCTCCACGCCGATCCGCGAAGTCACATGGTCCTCGCCGCGGTCTTCCAAGGCCAAGCCATAGGACAGCGCCTTGGAGATCGATTGGATGGTGAACTTGTGTCGCGTGTCGCCGACCTCGTAGAGATGCCCGTCCCGGGTCGCGATGCAGATTCCGAAGAGCTTCGGATCGACTTTGGCGAGCTCGGGGATGTAGTCCGCTACCTTGCCGTCGTGGAGAGACGCATACCGCTGATGGAGGTTCTTAAGGACTTGGGTTACGGGGGATTTCATGCGATGGGTCGGCTGCCAAGAGCAGGTGGGATACCCATTCGCCAGCGCCGGGCCAAAAATCGGCAAACCCGGTTGGCGAATCCCGTCATCGTCACGGTAACAAGAGTTCCACCGTCACCCGGTAGAAGGCCCGGTCGCCACTCAATGCAGGATCGGTAAGGTTAATATCGCCGTTCAGCAGGGCGGGACCGGAGGTGGCGACGTCTTGCCAAAGCCCCGCGGCGGGATCGGCACAGCGTTCGAGCGTGTAGAGCCGGCCAAGCTTGCCGGGCACGACCACCGAGAAGGTCGTATCCGTTTTTGTCGCCGCACTTACACGGAAGACATCGGTGGGGTCATTCGGATCGGTGCCCGCCGTGTATTCGTCGATGTTGATGATGCCGTCGCCGTCGGGATCCTGGCTGTCGGAGCCGGTGCCGGCATTGGTCGACGAACCGAAGTTGGTCGTGCGCCAGAGGGCGAGCGCGGAGACCGCGGGCTGATAGGTCACCGTCACCGTGAGCAGGTTGTTCGCCAGCACCGCGACGGTCTGTTGCGGCGGAGCCACGAAACCGGGCAGCGCCTTGAACTCGAGCGCGTAGTTGCCCGCGGTCAGGTTGTTCTTGCGGGCACTGGAAATGACGAAGCTCGAATCGGTGCCGAGCTTCCACAGCGCCCCGGCCAGTCTGGCCTCGGCTGGCTCCAGGATCACGGTGAGCGCGCCGCGGTTCGTGGTGGTGGAGACCGCGGTGTAGCTGGTCAGCGAGATGCCGCCGGAGGTATTGTTGTCGCCGGTGTTCGCCGTGATCTCGGCACGACCGAAGAGATCGATCACCCCGTCATCGATCGCGCGGACATGATTCTCCGTGTTGTTTCCGCCGAGATAGATGCCGGCCGGGAAGTAGCTTCCGCCGTCGCGTTGGGCGCAGACCGGACCGCCGAGCATCCCGTTCAGCCCGTAGATCTGGAGGGTGGAGAAGACCCCGCCCGACACCGGCACGTAGGCGGCGGCCTTGGCCCGCGAGGCGTTCATCTTGCCGCGTCCATCGGTCGAGCCACCCCCGCGCACGGGATAGCCGACCACCGTCTTGAGTGTCGTAGCATCGGCCAGCGGACTCGTCGTCGCATCCGTGGCGAGGAAGCCGGAGTAGCCGCCGCGACCTGCCTCGCCGAGGAAGTAGAGCGCCGCGACGTCGAGTTTCTGGGATTCCAAGCTCGGCTGTCCCGGTGTGTTATCCACCTCCCGCTGGGCGGCGTAACCGGTGAAGGCATAGAAACCGCGGGGTGTCATGGGCGCCGGCTCGTGAATCTCCAGCGACCGCTGGAACAACCACTGGGCTCCCGGCACCTGGGCCAGCGTGACTTCGTCAAAGAGCGCCTGCGCCACGGTAGCGACGACGCGTGGCTTCACGACGAAGCCGCTGAACGAGCCGGAGTCGGTGCGGAATTGGCCCACATAAGCGTAGGCCAGATTGCGGCGGGTGGAAATGTCGCTGAATGGCAGTTCGCGCAATGAGCTGGATGGGACATCGAGGTCGGGATTGTAGGCGAAGGCGAACGTGCTCGTTTGGCCATCCGTGATCAGCACCTTCGCCGGAGGTGGTGCATCGAGGTCGAGTGCGGCCTTGAACTCCACCAAGTG
Coding sequences within it:
- a CDS encoding Crp/Fnr family transcriptional regulator: MNPFLDIIAGHPVRELAAGEFILQQDDPCAALYVLLEGEVEVLRDDVRVAKISESGAVFGEMSLLLGGPCTASVRTLVPSRITSVDEPRAFLASSPAACLHIAELLAHRIDALNRYLVDVKHQYDGHDHIGMVDDVLSTLMHRQPKRRAKS
- a CDS encoding DUF3307 domain-containing protein is translated as MSILLQSGPLALFFAFAISHALADFPLQGDYLARTKQRREAKNLSEWLISLTAHSLIHAGGVWIVSGSAIIAVAELVLHWLIDLGKGEGLYGYATDQALHLSCKVIFVIVMVKGWLPV
- a CDS encoding Crp/Fnr family transcriptional regulator, whose product is MSSSPLPELPAIGFLADMDSSHREFLASFGKFVRPHDGESLIEEDKPQPNLYLILSGMLHVVSHAGGRNLLVASLGAGDSLGEVNIFDPGTASASVIARSECLIWQISEAELQGFFQDDPVGGIEFMKGLLRLEGKRIRAMNAKLAESEEKSALHSFWRPTA
- the glsA gene encoding glutaminase A; this encodes MKSPVTQVLKNLHQRYASLHDGKVADYIPELAKVDPKLFGICIATRDGHLYEVGDTRHKFTIQSISKALSYGLALEDRGEDHVTSRIGVEPSGDAFNAISLKPGNGAPFNPMINAGAIATCGQVLKKDGQTRIDRIREYLSRCAIGQLDIDEDVYRSESQTGHRNRAIGWMLRNFDIIEEEPRDILETYFQQCSLRVNCADLAVMAATLANQGCNPVTGERAIAHEYVDNVLGVMASCGMYDWSGEWIYRVGLPAKSGVGGGILAVLPGQLGIGVFSPPLDDQGNSVRGIKVCMDLARELALHMFNPSAVPQPALRRSYNASQVNSRRRLPAPVFKALRSYGDRIRVMELQGPLLFSTFEPVIRELVKQAAYCQHVILNFANVFSVDGVSLRMLREVRQQLDDTGVRLLCCHAGRHGKALEVAGLGEDALFPSEDAALEACEDAVLEKVMPHHTPDVPPVALSKCSLFSTCDEDELQLLEERMEHRSFATGETIIHTGGTADELFVLSDGTVEVRLLLGNNRYQRLDVFSAGMSFGELAFLDGSPRSADVVTTAPVTCRVIRRSLFDVLGREHPALKAKILHQFALLLCERLRQANIEISALRG